A DNA window from Streptomyces bacillaris contains the following coding sequences:
- the carB gene encoding carbamoyl-phosphate synthase large subunit, translating to MPKRSDIQSVLVIGSGPIVIGQAAEFDYSGTQACRVLKAEGLRVILVNSNPATIMTDPEIADATYVEPITPEFVEKIIAKERPDALLPTLGGQTALNTAISMHEQGVLEKYGVELIGANVEAINKGEDRDLFKGVVEAVKAKIGYGESARSVICHSMDDVLAGVDTLGGYPVVVRPSFTMGGAGSGFAHDEEELRRIAGQGLTLSPTTEVLLEESILGWKEYELELMRDKNDNVVVVCSIENFDPMGVHTGDSITVAPAMTLTDREYQRLRDVGIAIIREVGVDTGGCNIQFAIDPADGRVIVIEMNPRVSRSSALASKATGFPIAKIAAKLAVGYTLDEIPNDITEKTPASFEPTLDYVVVKAPRFAFEKFPSADSTLTTTMKSVGEAMAIGRNFTEALQKALRSLEKKGSQFAFTGEPGDKAELLAEAVRPTDGRINTVMQAIRAGASQEEVFEATKIDPWFVDQLFLIKEIADELATAERLDADLIAEAKRHGFSDVQIGEIRGLREDVVREVRHALGIRPVYKTVDTCAAEFAAKTPYFYSSYDEETEVAPRTKPAVIILGSGPNRIGQGIEFDYSCVHASFALSDAGFETVMVNCNPETVSTDYDTSDRLYFEPLTLEDVLEIVHAESLAGPLAGVIVQLGGQTPLGLSQALKDNGVPVVGTSPEAIHAAEDRGAFGRVLAEAGLPAPKHGTATTFAAAKAIADEIGYPVLVRPSYVLGGRGMEIVYDEARLESYIAESTEISPTRPVLVDRFLDDAIEIDVDALYDGHELYLGGVMEHIEEAGIHSGDSACALPPITLGGFDIKRLRASTEGIAKGVGVLGLINIQFALSGDILYVLEANPRASRTVPFTSKATAVPLAKAAARISLGATITELRAEGLLPKTGDGGTLPLDAPISVKEAVMPWSRFRDIHGRGVDTVLGPEMRSTGEVMGIDSVFGTAYAKSQAGAYGPLPTSGRAFISVANRDKRSMIFPARELVAHGFELMATSGTAEVLKRNGINATIVRKQSEGPGPNGEKTIVQLIHDGQVDLIVNTPYGTGGRLDGYEIRTAAVSRSVPCLTTVQALAAAVQGIDALNHGGVGVRSLQEHAEHLTAARD from the coding sequence GTGCCTAAGCGCTCCGATATCCAGTCCGTCCTGGTCATCGGCTCGGGTCCGATCGTCATCGGTCAGGCCGCCGAGTTCGACTACTCCGGTACCCAGGCCTGCCGTGTTCTGAAGGCGGAGGGGTTGCGGGTCATTCTGGTGAACTCCAACCCGGCCACGATCATGACCGACCCCGAGATCGCTGATGCCACGTATGTGGAGCCGATCACGCCGGAGTTCGTCGAGAAGATCATCGCGAAGGAGCGCCCCGACGCGCTCCTGCCCACCCTGGGTGGTCAGACGGCGTTGAACACGGCGATCTCGATGCATGAGCAGGGTGTGCTGGAGAAGTACGGTGTCGAGCTGATCGGCGCGAATGTTGAGGCGATCAACAAGGGCGAGGACCGCGACCTGTTCAAGGGCGTCGTGGAGGCGGTGAAGGCGAAGATCGGGTACGGCGAGTCCGCCCGCTCGGTCATCTGCCACTCCATGGACGACGTCCTGGCCGGGGTGGACACCCTGGGCGGCTACCCGGTCGTGGTGCGCCCCTCCTTCACGATGGGCGGTGCGGGTTCCGGCTTCGCCCACGACGAGGAGGAGCTGCGCCGGATCGCCGGCCAGGGCCTCACCCTTTCCCCGACCACGGAGGTGTTGTTGGAGGAGTCGATTCTGGGGTGGAAGGAGTACGAGCTGGAGCTGATGCGCGACAAGAACGACAACGTCGTGGTCGTCTGCTCCATCGAGAACTTCGATCCGATGGGTGTCCACACCGGTGACTCGATCACTGTCGCCCCGGCGATGACGCTGACCGACCGGGAGTACCAGCGGCTGCGGGATGTCGGGATCGCGATCATCCGCGAGGTCGGGGTGGACACCGGCGGGTGCAACATCCAGTTCGCGATCGACCCCGCCGACGGGCGGGTCATCGTGATCGAGATGAACCCGCGTGTCTCCCGCTCCTCGGCTCTGGCGTCGAAGGCGACGGGTTTCCCGATCGCCAAGATCGCCGCGAAGCTCGCGGTGGGTTACACCCTGGACGAGATCCCCAACGACATCACCGAGAAGACCCCGGCCTCCTTCGAGCCGACCCTCGACTATGTGGTGGTGAAGGCGCCGCGTTTCGCGTTCGAGAAGTTCCCCTCGGCTGATTCGACGCTGACGACGACGATGAAGTCGGTGGGGGAGGCGATGGCGATCGGCCGGAACTTCACCGAGGCCCTCCAGAAGGCGTTGCGCTCTTTGGAGAAGAAGGGTTCGCAGTTCGCCTTCACCGGCGAGCCGGGTGACAAGGCCGAGCTGCTCGCCGAAGCGGTCCGCCCCACCGACGGCCGTATCAACACGGTCATGCAGGCGATCCGTGCTGGAGCCTCCCAGGAGGAGGTCTTCGAGGCGACGAAGATCGACCCCTGGTTCGTCGACCAGCTCTTCCTGATCAAGGAGATCGCCGACGAGCTGGCCACTGCGGAGCGCTTGGACGCCGACCTGATCGCGGAGGCGAAGCGGCACGGGTTCTCCGACGTCCAGATCGGGGAGATCCGCGGGCTGCGCGAGGACGTCGTCCGCGAGGTCCGCCACGCCCTCGGCATCCGCCCGGTCTACAAGACGGTCGACACCTGCGCCGCCGAGTTCGCGGCGAAGACCCCGTACTTCTACTCCTCCTACGACGAGGAGACCGAAGTCGCCCCCCGCACCAAGCCCGCGGTGATCATCCTCGGCTCGGGCCCCAACCGGATCGGGCAGGGCATCGAGTTCGACTACTCCTGCGTCCACGCCTCCTTCGCCCTGAGTGATGCGGGCTTCGAGACGGTGATGGTGAACTGCAACCCGGAGACCGTCTCCACGGACTACGACACCTCCGACCGGCTCTACTTCGAGCCGCTCACGCTGGAGGACGTCCTGGAGATCGTCCACGCCGAATCCCTCGCCGGCCCCCTCGCCGGAGTCATCGTCCAGCTCGGCGGCCAGACACCGCTCGGCCTCTCCCAGGCGCTGAAGGACAACGGGGTGCCCGTCGTGGGCACCTCCCCGGAGGCGATCCACGCGGCTGAGGACCGGGGTGCTTTCGGCCGGGTCCTGGCCGAGGCCGGGCTGCCCGCCCCGAAGCACGGGACGGCCACCACCTTCGCCGCCGCCAAGGCCATCGCCGACGAGATCGGCTACCCCGTCCTCGTCCGCCCGTCCTACGTCCTCGGCGGGCGCGGCATGGAGATCGTCTACGACGAGGCCCGGCTGGAGTCGTACATCGCGGAGTCCACCGAGATCAGCCCCACTCGCCCGGTCCTGGTGGACCGGTTCCTCGACGACGCCATCGAGATCGACGTGGACGCGTTGTACGACGGTCATGAGCTGTATCTCGGTGGTGTGATGGAGCACATCGAGGAGGCGGGGATCCACTCCGGTGACTCGGCCTGCGCCCTGCCCCCGATCACGCTCGGCGGCTTCGACATCAAGCGGCTGCGCGCCTCCACCGAGGGCATCGCCAAGGGCGTCGGCGTCCTCGGGCTGATCAACATCCAGTTCGCGCTGTCGGGGGACATCCTCTACGTCCTGGAGGCCAACCCGCGTGCCTCCCGCACGGTGCCCTTCACCTCGAAGGCGACCGCCGTCCCGCTCGCCAAGGCCGCCGCCCGCATCTCCCTCGGTGCCACCATCACGGAACTCCGCGCCGAAGGGCTCCTGCCCAAGACCGGCGACGGCGGCACCCTGCCGCTGGACGCGCCGATCTCTGTCAAGGAGGCCGTGATGCCCTGGTCGCGGTTCCGTGACATCCACGGCCGCGGCGTCGACACGGTCCTCGGCCCGGAGATGCGCTCCACGGGTGAGGTGATGGGTATCGACTCGGTCTTCGGCACCGCCTACGCCAAGTCCCAGGCCGGCGCCTACGGCCCCCTGCCCACCAGTGGGCGGGCGTTCATCTCGGTGGCCAACCGGGACAAGCGCTCGATGATCTTCCCCGCCCGGGAGCTGGTCGCGCACGGCTTCGAGCTGATGGCCACCTCCGGCACCGCCGAGGTGCTGAAGCGCAACGGGATCAACGCCACGATTGTGCGCAAGCAGTCCGAGGGGCCGGGGCCCAACGGTGAGAAGACGATCGTCCAGCTCATCCACGACGGGCAGGTCGATCTCATCGTCAACACCCCCTACGGCACCGGCGGCCGTCTCGACGGCTACGAGATCCGCACCGCCGCCGTCTCCCGCTCCGTGCCCTGCCTGACCACCGTCCAGGCCCTGGCCGCCGCTGTTCAGGGCATCGACGCCCTCAACCACGGCGGAGTCGGCGTCCGCTCACTCCAAGAACACGCGGAACACTTGACCGCGGCCCGCGACTAG
- a CDS encoding quinone-dependent dihydroorotate dehydrogenase encodes MYKFFFRLVFKRMDPEKAHYTAFRWICLVARIPVLRTFVAAALAPRYKELRTEALGLRMHGPFGLAAGFDKNAVGIDGMAMLGFDHVEIGTVTGEAQPGNPKQRLFRLVADRALINRMGFNNEGSAAVAARLAARNPVFRTTVGVNIGKTKVVPEAEAAADYVKSTERLAAHADYLVVNVSSPNTPGLRNLQATESLRPLLTAVREAADRTVTGRRVPLLVKIAPDLADEDVDAVADLAVELGLDGIIATNTTIAREGLGLKSGPELVGETGGLSGAPLKERSLEVLSRLYARVGTRITLVGVGGVESAEDAWQRILAGATLVQGYSAFIYKGPFYARAVHKGLAARLAASPYATLAEAVGAETRKKAAL; translated from the coding sequence ATGTACAAGTTCTTCTTCCGGCTGGTCTTCAAGCGGATGGATCCCGAGAAGGCCCACTACACCGCCTTCCGCTGGATCTGCCTCGTCGCCCGCATCCCCGTTCTGCGTACCTTCGTCGCCGCCGCTCTCGCCCCTCGCTACAAGGAGCTGCGCACCGAGGCCCTGGGCCTGCGGATGCACGGGCCGTTCGGGCTGGCCGCCGGGTTCGACAAGAACGCGGTCGGGATCGACGGTATGGCGATGCTCGGGTTCGACCACGTCGAGATCGGTACGGTCACCGGTGAGGCGCAGCCCGGCAACCCCAAGCAGCGGCTCTTCCGGCTCGTCGCGGACCGGGCGCTGATCAACCGCATGGGCTTCAACAACGAGGGCTCGGCCGCCGTCGCCGCCCGGCTCGCGGCCCGTAACCCGGTCTTCCGCACCACCGTCGGCGTCAACATCGGCAAGACGAAGGTCGTGCCGGAGGCCGAGGCCGCCGCCGACTACGTGAAGTCCACCGAGCGGCTGGCCGCCCACGCGGACTACCTCGTCGTCAACGTCTCCTCGCCCAACACCCCGGGTCTCCGCAACCTCCAGGCGACCGAGTCGCTGCGGCCCCTGCTCACCGCCGTACGGGAGGCCGCCGACCGCACCGTCACCGGCCGGCGCGTACCGCTGCTCGTCAAGATCGCCCCGGATCTCGCGGACGAGGACGTGGACGCCGTCGCGGACCTCGCCGTGGAGCTGGGGCTCGACGGGATCATCGCGACCAACACCACCATCGCCCGCGAGGGGCTCGGCCTGAAGTCCGGCCCGGAACTGGTGGGCGAGACCGGTGGGCTCTCCGGGGCACCCCTCAAGGAGCGCTCCCTGGAGGTCCTGAGCCGTCTGTACGCCCGTGTGGGGACCCGGATCACCCTGGTGGGCGTCGGGGGCGTCGAGAGCGCCGAGGACGCCTGGCAGCGGATCCTGGCCGGGGCCACCCTCGTGCAGGGCTACAGCGCCTTCATCTACAAGGGTCCCTTCTACGCCCGGGCCGTTCACAAGGGCCTCGCCGCCCGGCTCGCCGCGTCCCCGTACGCCACCCTCGCCGAGGCCGTCGGCGCCGAGACCCGGAAGAAGGCCGCCCTGTGA
- the pyrF gene encoding orotidine-5'-phosphate decarboxylase produces MTPEPFGARLRHAMDTRGPLCVGIDPHASLLTSWGLNDDIAGLERFTRTTVEALADRVAVLKPQSAFFERFGSRGIAVLEKAVAEARSAGALVLMDAKRGDIGSTMGAYATTYLDKDSPLFSDAVTVSPYLGFGSLRPALDAAAVSGAGVFVLALTSNPEGAEVQRATAADGRSLAQLMLDHMAAENAGAAPLGSVGAVVGATLGDAGVDLAINGPLLAPGIGAQGATPADLPGVFGAAVGNVVPSVSRGVLRHGPDASGLREAAARFADEVRDAVSGS; encoded by the coding sequence GTGACCCCCGAACCCTTCGGCGCCCGGCTGCGCCACGCCATGGACACCCGCGGGCCGCTCTGCGTCGGCATCGACCCGCACGCCTCCCTGCTCACCTCCTGGGGGCTGAACGACGACATCGCAGGCCTCGAACGCTTCACCCGGACCACCGTGGAGGCGCTGGCCGACCGGGTCGCCGTCCTCAAGCCGCAGTCGGCGTTCTTCGAGCGGTTCGGCTCGCGGGGCATCGCCGTACTGGAGAAGGCCGTCGCGGAGGCGCGGTCCGCCGGGGCGCTGGTCCTGATGGACGCCAAGCGCGGTGACATCGGCTCCACCATGGGGGCGTACGCGACGACCTACCTGGACAAGGACTCCCCGCTCTTCTCCGACGCCGTCACGGTCTCCCCGTATCTCGGGTTCGGTTCGCTGCGCCCGGCGCTCGACGCGGCCGCCGTCTCCGGCGCGGGCGTCTTCGTCCTCGCGCTCACCTCCAACCCGGAGGGCGCCGAGGTCCAGCGCGCCACCGCCGCCGACGGCCGCTCGCTGGCGCAGCTGATGCTGGACCACATGGCGGCGGAGAACGCGGGCGCGGCCCCGCTCGGCTCGGTCGGCGCGGTGGTCGGGGCGACGCTCGGCGACGCGGGGGTGGACCTGGCGATCAACGGGCCGCTCCTCGCGCCCGGCATCGGTGCCCAGGGGGCGACCCCGGCGGACCTTCCGGGAGTGTTCGGGGCGGCGGTCGGCAACGTGGTGCCGAGCGTGAGCCGGGGCGTGCTGCGCCACGGTCCGGACGCGTCAGGGCTGCGCGAAGCCGCCGCGCGGTTCGCGGACGAGGTCCGCGATGCCGTCTCCGGCAGTTGA
- a CDS encoding integration host factor yields MALPPLTPEQRAAALEKAAAARRERAEVKNRLKHSGASLHEVIKQGQENDVIGKMKVSALLESLPGVGKVRAKQIMERLGISESRRVRGLGSNQIASLEREFGGSAA; encoded by the coding sequence GTGGCTCTTCCGCCCCTTACCCCTGAACAGCGCGCAGCCGCGCTCGAAAAGGCCGCCGCGGCTCGCCGGGAGCGGGCCGAGGTCAAGAATCGACTCAAGCACTCCGGCGCCTCCCTCCACGAGGTCATCAAGCAGGGCCAGGAGAACGACGTCATCGGGAAGATGAAGGTCTCCGCCCTCCTGGAGTCCCTGCCCGGCGTCGGCAAGGTCCGCGCCAAGCAGATCATGGAGCGTCTCGGCATCTCCGAGAGCCGCCGGGTCCGGGGGCTCGGCTCCAACCAGATCGCGTCCCTGGAGCGCGAGTTCGGCGGCAGCGCCGCCTGA
- the gmk gene encoding guanylate kinase: MAATSRGTSPVPPDVRPRLTVLSGPSGVGKSTVVAHMRSVHPEVWLSVSATTRKPRPGERNGVHYFFVDDEEFDKLIANGELLEWAEFAGNRYGTPRRAVLDRLEAGEPVLLEIDLQGARLVRQSMDDARLVFLAPPSWEELVRRLTGRGTEAPEVIERRLAAAKVELAAEAEFDTTLVNTSVEDVARELLALMLQA, from the coding sequence ATGGCTGCAACATCCCGGGGGACGTCCCCCGTACCCCCGGACGTCCGTCCGCGGCTGACCGTGCTCTCCGGCCCCTCCGGGGTCGGCAAGAGCACGGTCGTCGCCCATATGCGCTCCGTGCACCCCGAGGTCTGGCTCTCCGTGTCGGCCACGACGCGCAAGCCGCGCCCCGGGGAGCGCAACGGCGTCCACTACTTCTTCGTGGACGACGAGGAGTTCGACAAGCTCATCGCCAACGGTGAGCTGCTGGAGTGGGCCGAGTTCGCGGGCAACCGCTACGGCACGCCGCGCCGGGCGGTGCTCGACCGCCTGGAGGCGGGGGAGCCGGTCCTGCTGGAGATCGACCTCCAGGGCGCCCGGCTGGTCCGCCAGTCGATGGACGACGCGCGCCTGGTCTTCCTGGCCCCGCCGAGCTGGGAGGAGCTGGTCCGCCGGCTCACCGGCCGGGGCACCGAGGCGCCCGAGGTCATCGAGCGCCGGCTCGCCGCCGCCAAGGTCGAACTGGCCGCCGAGGCCGAGTTCGATACGACGCTCGTCAACACCTCCGTCGAGGACGTGGCCCGCGAGCTGCTAGCCTTGATGCTTCAGGCTTAG
- the rpoZ gene encoding DNA-directed RNA polymerase subunit omega, producing the protein MSSSITTPEGIINPPIDELLEATDSKYSLVIYAAKRARQINAYYSQLGEGLLEYVGPLVDTHVHEKPLSIALREINAGLLTSEPIEGPAQ; encoded by the coding sequence GTGTCCTCTTCCATCACCACGCCCGAGGGCATCATCAACCCGCCGATTGATGAGCTCCTCGAGGCCACCGACTCGAAGTACAGCCTGGTCATCTACGCCGCCAAGCGCGCGCGCCAGATCAACGCGTACTACTCGCAGCTCGGTGAGGGTCTCCTCGAGTACGTCGGTCCGCTCGTCGACACCCACGTGCACGAGAAGCCGCTGTCGATCGCGCTCCGCGAGATCAACGCGGGCCTGCTGACCTCGGAGCCCATCGAGGGCCCCGCCCAGTAA
- the coaBC gene encoding bifunctional phosphopantothenoylcysteine decarboxylase/phosphopantothenate--cysteine ligase CoaBC → MDKPKVVLGVSGGIAAYKACELLRRLTESGHDVRVVPTASSLHFVGAATWSALSGHPVSDQVWDDVHEVPHVRIGQGADLVVVAPATADMLAKAAHGLADDLLTNTLLTARCPVVFAPAMHTEMWEHPATQENVATLRRRGAVVIEPAVGRLTGVDTGKGRLPDPGEIFEVCRRVLTRGVTEPDLAGRHVVISAGGTREPLDPVRYLGNRSSGKQGYALARTAVARGARVTLIEANTQLPDPAGADVVRVGTAIQLREAVLKAAADADVVVMAAAVADFRPAAYAPGKIKKKDGEEAPAVPLVRNPDILAEVAAARARPGQLVVGFAAETDDVLANGRAKLRRKGCDLLVVNEVGERKTFGSEENEAVVLGADGTETPVPYGPKEALADTVWDLVSGRLREM, encoded by the coding sequence GTGGACAAGCCGAAGGTCGTCCTGGGGGTCAGCGGGGGCATCGCCGCCTACAAGGCGTGCGAGCTGCTGCGCCGACTGACCGAGTCCGGGCACGATGTACGGGTCGTCCCGACCGCCTCGTCGCTGCACTTCGTCGGCGCCGCCACCTGGTCCGCGCTCTCCGGCCACCCCGTCTCCGACCAGGTCTGGGACGACGTCCACGAAGTGCCCCACGTACGGATCGGACAGGGCGCCGATCTTGTCGTCGTCGCCCCCGCCACCGCCGACATGCTGGCCAAGGCAGCCCACGGGCTCGCCGACGACCTGCTCACCAACACGCTGCTGACCGCCCGCTGTCCGGTGGTCTTCGCCCCCGCCATGCACACCGAGATGTGGGAGCACCCGGCCACCCAGGAGAACGTCGCCACCCTGCGCCGCCGGGGCGCCGTCGTCATCGAGCCCGCCGTCGGGCGGCTCACCGGCGTCGACACCGGCAAGGGCCGGCTGCCCGACCCGGGCGAGATCTTCGAGGTCTGCCGCCGGGTGCTGACGCGCGGGGTCACCGAGCCCGACCTCGCGGGCCGCCATGTGGTGATCAGCGCGGGCGGCACCCGCGAGCCCCTGGACCCGGTGCGCTACCTGGGCAACCGGTCCTCCGGCAAGCAGGGGTACGCGCTGGCGCGTACGGCCGTGGCCCGGGGCGCCCGGGTCACCCTGATCGAGGCCAACACCCAGCTGCCCGACCCGGCCGGGGCCGATGTCGTACGGGTGGGGACGGCGATCCAGCTGCGCGAGGCGGTCCTGAAGGCGGCCGCCGACGCGGACGTGGTGGTGATGGCGGCGGCGGTGGCCGACTTCCGGCCCGCCGCGTACGCCCCCGGCAAGATCAAGAAGAAGGACGGCGAGGAGGCGCCCGCGGTCCCCCTGGTCCGTAACCCCGACATCCTCGCCGAGGTCGCCGCCGCCCGGGCCCGCCCGGGGCAGCTCGTGGTGGGGTTCGCCGCCGAGACCGACGACGTCCTCGCCAACGGCCGGGCCAAGCTCCGCCGCAAGGGGTGCGATCTGCTCGTGGTCAACGAGGTGGGGGAGCGCAAGACCTTCGGCTCGGAGGAGAACGAGGCGGTCGTCCTCGGGGCGGACGGGACGGAGACCCCGGTGCCGTACGGACCGAAGGAAGCGCTCGCGGACACGGTCTGGGATCTCGTTTCGGGTCGGTTGCGGGAGATGTGA
- the metK gene encoding methionine adenosyltransferase, with the protein MSRRLFTSESVTEGHPDKIADQISDTILDALLRDDPASRVAVETLITTGLVHVAGEVTTKAYADIPNLVRNKVLEIGYDSSKKGFDGASCGVSVSIGAQSPDIAQGVDTAYEKRVEGDEDELDKQGAGDQGLMFGYACDETPELMPLPIHIAHRLSRRLSEVRKNGTIPYLRPDGKTQVTIEYDGDKAVRLDTVVVSSQHASDIDLDSLLAPDIREFVVEHVLAQLVEDGIKLDTEGYRLLVNPTGRFEIGGPMGDAGLTGRKIIIDTYGGMARHGGGAFSGKDPSKVDRSAAYAMRWVAKNVVAAGLATRCEVQVAYAIGKAEPVGLFVETFGTAAIDTEKIENAIGEVFDLRPAAIIRDLDLLRPIYAQTAAYGHFGRELPDFTWERTDRVDALRAAAGL; encoded by the coding sequence GTGTCCCGCCGTCTCTTCACCTCGGAATCCGTCACCGAGGGTCACCCCGACAAGATCGCTGACCAGATCAGCGACACGATTCTCGACGCGCTCCTGCGCGACGACCCCGCCTCGCGCGTCGCCGTCGAGACCTTGATCACCACCGGTCTGGTGCATGTCGCGGGCGAGGTCACGACCAAGGCCTACGCCGACATCCCCAACCTCGTGCGCAACAAGGTGCTGGAGATCGGCTACGACTCCTCCAAAAAGGGCTTCGACGGTGCCTCCTGCGGCGTCTCCGTCTCCATCGGCGCCCAGTCGCCGGACATCGCCCAGGGTGTCGACACCGCGTACGAGAAGCGGGTCGAGGGCGACGAGGACGAGCTCGACAAGCAGGGCGCCGGCGACCAGGGCCTGATGTTCGGATACGCCTGCGACGAGACCCCGGAGCTGATGCCGCTCCCGATCCACATCGCGCACCGCCTCTCGCGGCGCCTGTCCGAGGTGCGGAAGAACGGGACCATCCCCTACCTCCGCCCCGACGGCAAGACCCAGGTCACCATCGAGTACGACGGTGACAAGGCGGTCCGCCTGGACACCGTGGTCGTCTCCTCGCAGCACGCCAGCGACATCGACCTGGACTCGCTGCTCGCGCCCGACATCCGCGAGTTCGTCGTCGAGCACGTGCTCGCGCAGCTCGTCGAGGACGGCATCAAGCTGGACACCGAGGGCTACCGCCTCCTGGTGAACCCGACCGGCCGCTTCGAGATCGGCGGCCCGATGGGCGACGCCGGCCTCACCGGCCGCAAGATCATCATCGACACGTACGGCGGCATGGCCCGCCACGGTGGCGGCGCCTTCTCCGGCAAGGACCCGTCCAAGGTCGACCGCTCGGCGGCGTACGCGATGCGCTGGGTGGCGAAGAACGTGGTGGCCGCCGGGCTCGCCACCCGCTGCGAGGTCCAGGTCGCGTACGCGATCGGCAAGGCCGAGCCCGTCGGTCTCTTCGTCGAGACCTTCGGCACCGCCGCCATCGACACGGAGAAGATCGAGAACGCGATCGGTGAGGTCTTCGACCTCCGCCCGGCCGCGATCATCCGCGACCTCGACCTGCTCCGCCCGATCTACGCCCAGACCGCCGCGTACGGGCACTTCGGCCGTGAGCTTCCCGACTTCACCTGGGAGCGCACCGACCGCGTGGACGCGCTGCGCGCGGCCGCCGGTCTGTAA